From a single Pseudoliparis swirei isolate HS2019 ecotype Mariana Trench chromosome 12, NWPU_hadal_v1, whole genome shotgun sequence genomic region:
- the slc30a2 gene encoding zinc transporter 2, which translates to MDHNAANSEKSQLMHEKNAKMYSLKLQSSFPETKEQDPDFPSKNGGVAGGAIELKRPAGAHCHGAKAAGREDGGAARLLARKKLYIASAVCLVFMIGEVIGGYLAHSLAIMTDAAHLLTDFASMMVSLFSLWISSRPPTKTMNFGWHRSEILGAFISVISIWIVTGALVYLAIDRIVRDDYEINGHVMLITSGCAVIVNIVMAYILHHSTTFHAHGGGYHQIDEGGHSPAAAHGHSHALLGGHGNTSVRAAFIHVVGDLLQSVGVMVAAIIIFFRPEYKVADPICTFLFSVFVLCTTVTILSDVFRILMEGAPKGVDFNSVKEVLLSVKAVKSMHALHLWALTLGQVLVSVHVAIEEGADAQLVLRDATDLLHAKFGFHSITIQVELHSEDMSHCSQCQDPSD; encoded by the exons ATGGATCATAACGCTGCAAATTCGGAGAAATCTCAACTGATGCACGAGAAGAATGCAAAAATGTATTCTCTCAAACTACAAAG CTCCTTCCCAGAGACCAAAGAGCAAGACCCCGACTTCCCCTCGAAGAACGGCGGCGTGGCCGGCGGCGCCATCGAGCTGAAGCGGCCCGCCGGTGCCCACTGCCACGGCGCCAAAGCCGCGGGGCGCGAGGATGGCGGCGCCGCCCGGCTGCTGGCCAGGAAGAAGCTCTACATCGCGTCGGCCGTCTGCCTCGTCTTCATGATTGGAGAGGTCATAG GGGGCTACCTGGCCCACAGCCTGGCCATCATGACCGATGCGGCCCACCTCCTGACGGACTTTGCCAGCATGATGGTGAGCCTGTTCTCCCTGTGGATCTCCTCCAGACCGCCCACCAAAACCATGAACTTCGGTTGGCACCGATCAG agATCCTCGGGGCCTTCATCTCCGTCATCTCCATCTGGATCGTTACGGGCGCTCTGGTCTATTTGGCCATCGACAGGATCGTACGCGACGACTACGAGATCAACGGCCACGTCATGTTGATCACCTCCGGCTGCGCCGTCATCGTCAACATAGT CATGGCCTacatcctccatcactccaccaCCTTCCACGCCCACGGCGGCGGCTACCACCAGATCGACGAGGGCGGCCACAGCCCCGCCGCCGCCCACGGCCACTCCCACGCGCTCCTCGGCGGCCACGGCAACACCAGCGTCCGCGCCGCCTTCATCCACGTGGTCGGAGACCTGCTGCAGAGCGTCGGCGTCATGGTGGCggccatcatcatcttctttcGG CCCGAGTACAAAGTGGCGGACCCCATCTGCACCTTCCTGTTCTCCGTCTTCGTCCTCTGCACCACCGTCACCATCCTCAGCGACGTCTTCAGGATCCTCATGGAGG GCGCTCCTAAAGGAGTCGACTTCAACTCCGTGAAGGAGGTGCTGCTCTCGGTGAAGGCCGTGAAGTCGATGCACGCGCTGCACCTCTGGGCTCTGACCCTGGGCCAGGTGCTGGTGTCCGTCCACGTTGCCATAG AGGAGGGCGCCGACGCTCAGCTGGTGCTGCGGGACGCCACCGACCTGCTGCACGCCAAGTTCGGCTTCCACAGCATCACCATCCAGGTGGAGCTGCACTCTGAAGACATGAGCCACTGCTCCCAGTGCCAGGACCCCAGTGACTGA